A single Acidaminococcus sp. DNA region contains:
- a CDS encoding carbohydrate ABC transporter permease: MKIDRSEIKWHILFIILVLMLIYPLLFSLSTSFKTMSEAFSSPSLIPAEPTLDAYKRVFEVVPFARILSNTFLIASLVTLFKVATGVFAAYAFVFFHFKHKTILYFLLISTIFIPFTVTMIPNYITLSRIGLVDSIYGVALPQLADATGIFLLRQYMKGIPMSLMEVAELEHASHWTRLRTIVVPIIKPAILSIGIIFFINSWNEYVWPAIIIKSEVNYTLSLALQMFVSSEGGTDVPVTMAVATLTMLLPLCLYAVCQRFIIGTFAHSGIK, encoded by the coding sequence ATGAAAATTGATAGATCTGAAATCAAATGGCACATTCTCTTCATTATCCTTGTGCTGATGCTGATTTATCCGCTTCTGTTTTCCTTGTCGACTTCTTTTAAGACGATGAGCGAAGCTTTCTCATCGCCATCGCTCATTCCGGCGGAGCCAACACTTGATGCCTATAAGCGCGTTTTTGAAGTCGTGCCTTTTGCCCGCATCCTTTCCAACACGTTCCTCATTGCCAGCCTCGTGACACTGTTCAAAGTAGCAACGGGCGTCTTTGCAGCCTATGCATTTGTGTTTTTCCATTTTAAGCATAAGACGATTCTGTACTTTCTGCTCATTAGTACGATTTTTATTCCTTTCACAGTGACGATGATTCCAAACTATATCACGCTGTCCCGTATTGGCCTCGTGGATAGCATCTATGGTGTGGCACTGCCGCAGTTAGCCGATGCTACGGGAATTTTCCTTCTGAGACAGTACATGAAAGGGATTCCGATGTCACTCATGGAAGTGGCAGAACTGGAACATGCTTCCCACTGGACCCGGCTGCGTACGATTGTCGTACCCATCATCAAACCGGCTATCCTGTCCATCGGGATTATCTTCTTTATCAACTCCTGGAACGAATACGTATGGCCTGCCATTATCATCAAGAGCGAAGTCAACTACACGTTGTCCTTAGCTCTGCAGATGTTCGTAAGTTCCGAAGGCGGTACCGACGTGCCGGTTACGATGGCTGTAGCAACGCTCACTATGCTGCTTCCGCTGTGCTTGTACGCTGTCTGCCAGCGTTTCATCATCGGAACGTTTGCGCATTCCGGAATAAAATAA
- a CDS encoding cyclase family protein codes for MSEKLWSILEELKSNQYEWVDLTHPLNNNSPYWAGIPKGSVELCKTVFDWGNPMLECLIQTFKFPGQFGTHVDFPGHFVKGANLSDKYGVKHMIYPLVVIDISDKVKKDVHYAVTVDDIKAFEAKYGPIPDGAFVALYTGWAKNWPNMDKLSGLDAEGNENAPGWSLDALKYIYETRNAAASGHETLDTDASKVAAAAGDLVCERYVLSQGKLQIEVLNNLDKVAPVGALLFAAWPNIEGATGLPVRAVAITPKK; via the coding sequence ATGAGTGAAAAGTTGTGGTCGATTTTAGAGGAGCTGAAGTCCAATCAATATGAATGGGTGGACCTGACCCATCCCCTGAATAATAACAGCCCCTATTGGGCCGGGATTCCGAAAGGCTCCGTGGAACTCTGCAAGACGGTCTTTGATTGGGGCAACCCGATGCTGGAATGCCTGATTCAGACCTTCAAATTCCCGGGACAGTTCGGAACGCACGTGGATTTTCCGGGCCATTTTGTGAAAGGTGCTAATCTCTCCGACAAATATGGCGTCAAGCATATGATCTATCCCCTTGTCGTCATCGATATCAGTGATAAAGTCAAAAAAGACGTGCACTATGCCGTCACGGTGGACGACATCAAAGCCTTTGAGGCAAAATATGGTCCTATCCCCGATGGTGCCTTTGTCGCCCTTTATACCGGCTGGGCTAAGAACTGGCCAAACATGGATAAACTCTCCGGCCTTGACGCGGAAGGCAACGAAAACGCTCCGGGCTGGTCGCTGGATGCTTTGAAATATATCTATGAAACCCGTAACGCTGCTGCAAGCGGACATGAGACCCTCGATACCGACGCGTCCAAAGTCGCTGCCGCGGCAGGAGACCTCGTATGCGAACGCTACGTACTGAGCCAGGGCAAACTCCAGATCGAAGTCCTGAACAACCTCGATAAAGTCGCTCCCGTGGGCGCACTGCTTTTCGCCGCATGGCCTAATATTGAAGGAGCTACTGGACTTCCTGTTAGAGCAGTAGCGATTACGCCGAAGAAGTGA
- the rplM gene encoding 50S ribosomal protein L13 encodes MKTYMATPSTIERKWYVVDAADKTLGRLAAEVAKVLRGKNKPTFTPHMDTGDHVIIINAAQVKLTGKKLTHKVYFRHSGYLGGDKYVTAGDMLKKNPVRMVEMAVRGMVPHNRLGADIIKKLHVYAGPEHPHAAQKPEVLTIDIR; translated from the coding sequence ATGAAGACATATATGGCAACCCCGTCTACCATTGAACGCAAATGGTACGTAGTGGATGCTGCCGATAAGACTCTGGGCCGTCTGGCTGCAGAAGTCGCAAAGGTGCTCCGCGGCAAGAATAAACCGACTTTCACTCCCCATATGGATACTGGGGATCATGTAATCATTATCAATGCTGCACAGGTTAAGCTGACCGGCAAGAAGCTGACCCACAAGGTTTACTTCCGTCATTCCGGTTACCTGGGCGGTGACAAATACGTTACTGCCGGCGATATGCTGAAGAAGAACCCTGTCCGCATGGTTGAAATGGCTGTTCGCGGTATGGTTCCCCACAATCGTCTGGGCGCTGACATCATTAAAAAACTGCATGTATACGCTGGTCCTGAACATCCTCATGCTGCACAGAAGCCTGAAGTTCTGACCATCGATATTCGCTAA
- a CDS encoding ABC transporter substrate-binding protein: protein MKSFKKVLCLLVSVLMLAALTGCGGGEKKEAAKEGGKTVVTFWHVYSKNFGAPVIKKMVEDFNKSQDKILVKEVYNPDMYPGLMKNLQADVAAGKSPSIAMIGYNYLKYFDQNFKYVSPLDVEKTSDKDKDFVEKNFLPNVLSLAKDGDKQVGLPFSISAPILYYNPDLFKAAGLDPNKPPKTWAEVKNYAKAIHDKTGDYGFYMQEYQDNWATQGLLTSNGAQILSKDNKAVFASPESVEAYQLYADMVLKDKSALHIAADEGIASFYSGKVGMLMGTSAKIGTVTKSSKFNVMACTFPAFGTKKVQIPSGGNFLAITAQNKEEQKAAWEFIKFIMQPKYLAQWTINTGYLPPRQDVVDDASIKEAIAKTPALKIAFEELPMLSQWVAFPGDVGVKAEKRLADARDQILSGQDPMTVLQKAQDDLNALLK from the coding sequence ATGAAAAGTTTCAAAAAGGTGTTGTGCCTGCTGGTTTCCGTGCTGATGCTGGCAGCCCTGACTGGATGTGGTGGCGGCGAAAAGAAGGAAGCAGCAAAAGAAGGCGGCAAGACAGTTGTAACGTTCTGGCATGTTTATTCCAAGAACTTCGGTGCTCCTGTCATCAAGAAGATGGTGGAAGACTTCAACAAATCCCAGGACAAGATTTTGGTAAAGGAAGTCTATAACCCGGATATGTATCCAGGTTTGATGAAGAATTTGCAGGCGGATGTGGCTGCCGGCAAATCCCCGTCCATTGCAATGATTGGCTATAACTACCTGAAGTATTTTGATCAGAACTTCAAGTATGTATCTCCGCTTGATGTCGAAAAGACTTCCGATAAGGATAAAGACTTTGTAGAAAAGAACTTCTTACCGAACGTGCTGTCTCTGGCAAAAGATGGTGACAAGCAAGTGGGGCTGCCGTTCTCTATCAGTGCTCCGATTCTGTATTACAATCCGGACCTGTTCAAGGCTGCCGGCCTCGACCCGAACAAACCGCCTAAGACATGGGCAGAAGTCAAGAATTATGCGAAAGCTATCCATGACAAGACTGGCGACTACGGCTTTTATATGCAGGAATATCAGGATAACTGGGCTACGCAGGGTCTTCTTACTTCCAACGGCGCTCAGATCCTGAGCAAGGATAATAAGGCTGTATTTGCTTCCCCTGAATCTGTCGAAGCTTATCAGCTCTATGCCGATATGGTTCTGAAAGATAAATCTGCACTGCATATCGCTGCCGATGAAGGTATTGCTTCCTTCTATTCCGGCAAAGTCGGTATGCTGATGGGCACCAGTGCCAAAATCGGTACTGTGACGAAATCTTCCAAGTTCAATGTCATGGCCTGCACGTTCCCTGCTTTCGGCACGAAGAAAGTTCAGATTCCTTCCGGCGGTAACTTCCTGGCTATTACGGCTCAGAACAAGGAAGAACAAAAGGCTGCCTGGGAATTCATCAAGTTTATCATGCAGCCGAAGTACCTGGCTCAGTGGACTATCAATACCGGTTACCTCCCGCCTCGTCAGGACGTTGTAGATGATGCTTCCATCAAGGAAGCTATCGCAAAGACGCCGGCCCTTAAGATTGCTTTCGAGGAACTGCCCATGCTTTCTCAGTGGGTTGCCTTCCCAGGTGACGTTGGCGTAAAGGCTGAAAAGAGACTGGCCGATGCAAGAGATCAGATTCTTTCCGGTCAGGATCCGATGACGGTCCTTCAAAAAGCACAAGATGACTTGAATGCACTGTTAAAGTAA
- a CDS encoding sugar ABC transporter permease — MKANDMGYLKRERRLAVLYILPALSVFILFMFYPLIYTIYLSFYRWNMVSPNMKFVALQNYVNLLSDPVTVQVFKNTALYIVILVFFNFLLPYILAYINTFLMKTGKHVYKALLFSSSLIALVVGAILFQWIFNPVSGPVAALADKAGITLPAWSKTPGLVILVISLVAVYKAFGYNFLILLSGMSSVPEELIEAARLEKASNGNIFRKIVMPLTSATAIYILIMTIVQGLQYVFTPIKVLTQGGPNDASSNIIYRGYDYAFTFYETGMSAALAIVTMIIFLLLLYLEFRFVEKGVYYEN, encoded by the coding sequence ATGAAAGCAAATGATATGGGGTATTTGAAACGGGAACGGAGGCTCGCGGTGCTGTATATCCTGCCGGCACTGTCCGTTTTCATCCTGTTTATGTTCTACCCGCTCATTTATACAATTTATTTAAGTTTTTACCGGTGGAACATGGTTTCCCCAAACATGAAATTTGTGGCATTGCAGAACTATGTGAATCTGCTTTCTGACCCGGTAACTGTGCAGGTTTTTAAGAACACGGCTCTGTATATTGTCATTCTCGTTTTCTTTAATTTTCTGCTGCCATATATACTGGCATATATCAACACCTTTTTGATGAAGACAGGGAAGCATGTCTATAAGGCACTGCTCTTTTCATCATCCCTGATTGCTCTGGTAGTTGGGGCCATTCTGTTCCAATGGATCTTTAATCCTGTATCGGGCCCCGTTGCTGCACTGGCAGATAAAGCCGGTATTACCCTTCCAGCCTGGTCAAAGACGCCCGGACTGGTTATCCTTGTTATCAGTCTCGTTGCCGTGTACAAGGCATTTGGGTACAACTTCCTGATTCTTTTGTCCGGCATGAGCAGCGTACCGGAAGAACTGATCGAAGCAGCCCGTCTTGAAAAAGCTTCAAACGGCAACATTTTTAGAAAGATTGTTATGCCACTGACGTCGGCGACGGCCATTTATATCCTCATTATGACCATCGTGCAGGGCCTGCAGTACGTATTTACTCCAATCAAGGTCCTGACTCAGGGCGGACCGAACGATGCCAGTTCCAACATTATCTACCGTGGATATGATTACGCTTTTACCTTCTATGAAACGGGGATGTCTGCGGCGCTTGCTATTGTGACTATGATCATCTTCCTGCTGCTGCTATATCTGGAATTCCGATTTGTGGAGAAGGGAGTGTACTATGAAAATTGA
- the rpsI gene encoding 30S ribosomal protein S9, with product MAKVTYDATGSRKSSVARVRLVPGEGKIVINGRELSEYFGLKTLELVVRQPLEATETLGKYDVLANVVGGGIAGQAGAVRHGIARALLKVDGDFRPVLKKAGLLTRDPREKERRKYGLKKARKASQFSKR from the coding sequence ATGGCAAAAGTAACTTATGATGCGACTGGCAGCCGCAAGAGTTCCGTTGCTCGCGTTCGCCTTGTTCCGGGCGAAGGCAAGATCGTCATCAACGGCCGTGAGCTGAGTGAATATTTTGGACTGAAGACCCTCGAACTGGTTGTTCGTCAACCGTTGGAAGCTACCGAAACCCTCGGTAAGTACGATGTACTGGCTAACGTAGTCGGCGGTGGTATTGCCGGCCAGGCTGGTGCTGTTCGTCACGGCATTGCTCGTGCCCTGCTGAAAGTTGACGGAGACTTCCGTCCTGTCCTGAAGAAGGCTGGTCTCCTGACCCGTGACCCGCGCGAAAAAGAACGTCGCAAGTACGGCTTGAAGAAGGCTCGTAAGGCTTCTCAGTTCAGCAAGCGCTGA
- a CDS encoding IS110 family transposase: protein MIYVGIDVSKDKHDCCILDPEHKSRYKQFTITNDWEGFDFLLKQICSYKQPAENIKVGLEATGPYSENITRFLLNNGLPTYVFNPMMTDQYKKSHSLRKTKTDRIDAHFIACMFMSDLDLKPYVPKEYHNERLMSLTRSRFRMVQARTKIKQDVDRLVVLNFPELGKYMNLNSATAHAIFMEYPTPEELANANLKHLKNIIHKASRGSLNEDLAEQIRDEAKKSIGKHNNLGNEHELRANIRILEDYDEEIRKIEAEEKELLSEHPEPLLTIPGIGAVTGAAILAEVGDFSKFSSPDKVLAYAGLAPSRNQSGRRSGIGRSAHMEKRGSRYLRFALFNAAIFVCRYEPAYREYLAKKLNEGKHYYIAISHAAKKLVRLIYALQTTGNTYKTSAQLMLQKQINTSSDSQDIVLDI from the coding sequence ATGATCTACGTTGGAATTGATGTGTCCAAAGACAAACATGACTGCTGCATTCTTGACCCAGAGCATAAGTCCAGGTACAAGCAATTTACTATTACCAATGATTGGGAAGGCTTTGACTTTCTGCTGAAGCAGATATGCTCTTACAAACAACCGGCAGAAAACATAAAAGTAGGGCTTGAAGCCACCGGACCTTACAGCGAGAATATCACCAGATTCCTGCTGAATAACGGGCTACCAACTTATGTCTTCAATCCCATGATGACAGATCAATACAAAAAGAGTCATAGCCTTCGCAAAACTAAAACCGATCGCATTGATGCTCATTTCATAGCCTGTATGTTCATGTCCGATTTGGATCTCAAACCCTACGTTCCTAAAGAATACCACAATGAACGTCTCATGTCACTTACCAGATCTCGGTTCAGAATGGTTCAGGCAAGAACAAAGATTAAACAAGACGTGGATCGGCTTGTGGTTCTCAACTTCCCTGAACTAGGAAAATATATGAACCTGAATTCTGCTACTGCTCACGCTATATTCATGGAATATCCTACTCCCGAGGAGCTGGCAAACGCCAACTTGAAACACTTGAAAAACATTATTCACAAGGCATCCAGAGGCAGCTTAAATGAGGATTTGGCTGAACAAATTCGTGACGAGGCAAAAAAATCTATCGGTAAACACAACAATCTGGGCAATGAACATGAATTGCGGGCGAACATCCGGATTCTTGAGGACTATGATGAAGAAATTCGCAAAATCGAGGCTGAGGAAAAGGAGCTGCTGAGCGAGCATCCGGAACCTTTACTTACAATTCCTGGGATTGGTGCCGTCACAGGAGCCGCAATTTTAGCGGAAGTCGGGGATTTTTCCAAGTTCTCTTCTCCTGACAAAGTTCTAGCTTATGCCGGGCTTGCACCGTCCAGGAACCAATCAGGACGCCGAAGTGGGATAGGTCGAAGCGCCCACATGGAGAAAAGAGGGTCACGTTATCTACGATTTGCGCTCTTTAACGCAGCGATATTCGTCTGCCGGTACGAACCAGCCTACAGGGAATATTTAGCTAAGAAACTAAACGAAGGCAAGCATTACTACATAGCAATCTCTCATGCAGCCAAAAAGTTGGTACGGTTAATTTATGCACTTCAGACAACAGGAAATACATACAAAACATCTGCTCAATTAATGCTTCAAAAGCAGATAAATACTAGCTCCGATTCACAGGACATTGTACTTGACATATGA
- a CDS encoding DUF1850 domain-containing protein, with translation MKGKTRTALWMVVLFSAIGLFAWWHWASQTVMRIKNYETRHIYVEFPVQAGDRLFFGWIHSLEHIHWHEYFHIAPDHSLVLDTISFPAFGAGIPENRGKKTWVDEKGNIFMDEIDQSFPRIDWINSHYATREIKLNDELITSGKLLPEHTRLILVIEERGFFDGRLEEKIHNQPYFGKFFQ, from the coding sequence ATGAAAGGCAAAACAAGAACTGCCTTATGGATGGTCGTACTGTTCAGTGCCATCGGACTATTTGCCTGGTGGCATTGGGCAAGTCAGACCGTCATGCGAATCAAAAATTACGAGACCCGGCATATCTACGTAGAGTTCCCGGTCCAAGCCGGCGATCGTTTATTTTTTGGATGGATTCATTCGCTTGAACATATTCACTGGCACGAGTACTTTCATATTGCACCGGATCATTCGTTGGTACTTGATACCATATCATTTCCCGCTTTTGGAGCGGGAATCCCGGAAAACAGAGGAAAAAAGACCTGGGTGGATGAGAAGGGAAATATTTTCATGGATGAGATTGATCAGTCTTTTCCAAGGATTGACTGGATTAATTCTCACTATGCGACTCGGGAAATCAAGCTCAATGATGAGCTTATTACCAGTGGAAAGCTCCTGCCGGAACATACTCGATTGATTCTTGTGATAGAAGAGAGGGGATTCTTCGATGGAAGACTTGAAGAAAAAATCCACAACCAACCCTACTTCGGCAAGTTCTTTCAGTGA
- a CDS encoding AAA family ATPase, which yields MGFKLPDGADLSVDQMNIINLSVEKNWLISGGPGTGKTVMAIYRADQANLTSKEKEGKPVLMLVYNKPLQGFLSTALDKEDFKNIEISTYHHWLKEVYTQQGWPQTDLFTMAGNKWIWNIQWNKVQERMGKLGRIYFHVVIDESQDFPIELLEILSKISEHMTCFFDPNQAIEDDKTNKYVTLKMLCEPTDYKLTRNFRNTIEIQKVSALYCINGTPAPSEDHGKKPVITQTASGNFDELNKEMAKIIEQNKEKEIGIIVVNQGAEINTYKSMRAILPKTVNVQMHLPPKYTIDFNQPGVKILTYGTMKGLEFDIVLLPLFDKILSSGDATIDANRVYVATSRAISELYLYYWSKVIKEGKINTMTVLTNNSDLLEWK from the coding sequence ATGGGATTTAAGCTGCCAGATGGCGCGGATTTAAGTGTAGATCAGATGAATATTATTAACTTGTCTGTCGAGAAAAACTGGTTAATTAGCGGAGGTCCCGGAACAGGTAAAACCGTCATGGCAATTTATCGGGCCGACCAGGCAAATCTAACTTCAAAGGAGAAAGAAGGGAAGCCTGTTCTAATGCTGGTTTATAACAAACCATTGCAAGGGTTTCTTTCAACTGCCCTTGATAAGGAAGATTTTAAGAACATTGAAATTAGCACATACCATCACTGGCTTAAGGAGGTTTATACGCAACAAGGTTGGCCCCAAACGGACTTGTTCACTATGGCTGGGAATAAGTGGATATGGAATATACAGTGGAATAAAGTACAAGAGAGAATGGGTAAGCTGGGAAGAATATATTTCCATGTCGTCATAGATGAATCTCAGGACTTTCCTATTGAATTGCTTGAAATCTTGAGCAAAATTTCAGAGCATATGACATGTTTTTTTGACCCCAACCAGGCAATAGAGGATGATAAGACAAATAAATATGTCACTTTAAAAATGTTATGTGAACCGACAGATTATAAATTAACTCGGAATTTCCGAAATACAATTGAAATCCAAAAAGTATCTGCGCTATATTGCATAAATGGAACTCCGGCACCTTCCGAAGATCATGGAAAGAAGCCTGTTATCACCCAAACAGCATCAGGCAATTTTGACGAACTTAACAAAGAAATGGCTAAAATCATTGAACAAAATAAAGAGAAAGAAATCGGTATTATTGTTGTGAACCAAGGGGCAGAGATAAATACATATAAATCCATGAGAGCCATACTACCGAAAACTGTTAATGTACAGATGCATTTGCCACCGAAGTATACTATTGATTTTAATCAGCCTGGAGTGAAAATTCTTACATACGGAACCATGAAAGGATTGGAATTCGATATTGTATTGCTTCCCCTGTTCGATAAAATTTTATCTTCCGGGGATGCAACAATTGACGCAAACAGGGTATATGTAGCTACTTCGAGGGCAATCAGCGAACTTTATCTTTATTATTGGAGTAAGGTGATAAAGGAAGGGAAAATCAATACAATGACAGTGTTGACTAACAACAGTGACTTACTGGAATGGAAATGA
- a CDS encoding TRAP transporter permease: MEDLKKKSTTNPTSASSFSDAPVNKDGVITGDMSDEMMEKTTAIIEKVDKESATRKFSGVMQSFFYIFCIVVSLYHLYTAIFGPPVTLVHRSLHVAMMSSLCFLMYPMSKKSSRTKPSILDWILAILCFTIPLYIYTDYLGVVERAGRASQTDMIMATLLVVLVLEATRRCSGKALPLLSIGFILYGLYGRQFPGMFMHRGYDWLSLSNHFFANTEGIYGTSVNVSASYIFLFILFGCVMTKSGMGKFFNDISLALAGHTKGGPAKVSVVAAGLLGSINGSAVANVVTTGSFTIPLMKKTGYSAEFAGAVSAAASVGGQLLPPIMGAAAFIMAEILGVKYSEIIVWAAIPALLYYMGILIQVQLRASKDGLVGVPKSQLPKASEVLKAQGHLIIPILFLLYMLFFSGSTVVYAAVLTIGVTIVVAAFKKSTRMTFKQIVDALAEGAKQTVSVAMACACVGIVVGVSSKTGFGLTMANTIISLGKTSILFTLVFTMVTCMVLGMGLPSIPSYIITSSIAAPALFKLGIPNASAHMFSFYFAMFANLTPPVALAAFAAAGVSGGNPMKTGWMSVRLAIAGFIIPYIFVLSPQLMLINTTFAEGLLTAATAALGVFLLAVACEGYVYAPVNLILRGVALIGALCLMVPGIQTDIIGAVILVALIVVQRRKRAALNPVA, encoded by the coding sequence ATGGAAGACTTGAAGAAAAAATCCACAACCAACCCTACTTCGGCAAGTTCTTTCAGTGATGCACCAGTTAATAAGGATGGTGTTATTACCGGCGATATGTCCGATGAAATGATGGAGAAGACTACTGCCATCATTGAAAAGGTTGATAAGGAATCGGCGACGCGTAAATTTAGCGGCGTCATGCAGTCGTTTTTCTATATTTTTTGTATCGTTGTTTCGCTTTATCATCTCTACACGGCTATTTTTGGACCTCCTGTGACGCTGGTTCACCGGAGTCTCCACGTAGCTATGATGTCGAGTCTGTGTTTTTTGATGTATCCGATGTCCAAGAAATCCAGCCGGACGAAACCGTCCATCCTTGACTGGATCCTTGCCATTCTTTGTTTTACCATACCGCTCTATATCTACACGGATTATCTTGGTGTCGTTGAGCGGGCCGGCCGCGCCAGTCAGACCGATATGATCATGGCAACGCTTCTCGTGGTTCTCGTCCTGGAAGCTACCCGCAGATGCAGCGGAAAAGCTTTGCCGCTCTTAAGCATAGGGTTCATTCTGTACGGGCTCTACGGGCGGCAGTTCCCGGGAATGTTTATGCACCGCGGGTATGACTGGCTCAGCCTTTCCAACCATTTCTTTGCCAATACGGAAGGTATCTACGGTACCTCTGTTAACGTTTCTGCAAGTTACATTTTCCTTTTCATCTTGTTCGGCTGCGTGATGACCAAGTCTGGCATGGGTAAATTCTTTAATGATATTTCCCTTGCCCTTGCCGGTCATACAAAGGGCGGCCCTGCAAAAGTATCCGTCGTGGCTGCCGGCCTTCTGGGATCCATTAACGGTTCCGCTGTTGCTAACGTGGTAACGACAGGTTCCTTTACGATTCCTTTGATGAAAAAGACAGGGTATAGTGCAGAATTTGCCGGTGCAGTTTCTGCTGCCGCTTCTGTCGGCGGGCAGCTGCTTCCTCCGATTATGGGCGCTGCAGCCTTCATCATGGCAGAAATCCTGGGCGTTAAGTACTCTGAAATCATCGTCTGGGCTGCCATTCCGGCGCTGCTCTACTACATGGGCATTCTGATCCAGGTTCAGCTGCGTGCTTCCAAGGATGGACTTGTCGGGGTTCCGAAATCTCAGCTTCCTAAAGCATCGGAAGTTTTGAAGGCTCAGGGACACTTGATTATTCCTATCCTGTTCCTGCTGTATATGCTGTTCTTCTCGGGCTCTACCGTCGTCTATGCAGCTGTGCTGACAATTGGTGTCACGATTGTTGTCGCCGCCTTTAAAAAGTCGACGCGTATGACCTTTAAACAGATCGTGGATGCGCTGGCAGAAGGGGCTAAACAGACCGTCAGCGTTGCTATGGCTTGCGCCTGCGTCGGTATCGTTGTAGGTGTTTCCTCCAAGACCGGTTTCGGGCTTACGATGGCGAACACGATCATCAGCCTGGGCAAGACGTCTATCCTCTTTACCCTCGTCTTCACGATGGTAACGTGCATGGTTCTCGGCATGGGGCTTCCTTCCATTCCGTCCTACATCATTACCTCGTCCATTGCAGCTCCGGCCCTGTTTAAATTAGGGATTCCGAATGCATCGGCCCATATGTTCAGCTTCTATTTTGCAATGTTTGCAAACCTGACGCCGCCTGTTGCTTTGGCCGCCTTTGCAGCTGCCGGTGTATCCGGCGGCAACCCCATGAAAACCGGGTGGATGAGTGTGCGGCTTGCTATCGCAGGCTTCATCATTCCGTACATTTTCGTATTGTCTCCTCAGCTCATGCTGATCAATACGACCTTTGCGGAAGGCCTTCTGACGGCAGCAACGGCTGCTCTTGGTGTATTCCTCCTGGCAGTTGCCTGCGAAGGGTACGTGTACGCGCCGGTTAACCTGATATTGAGGGGCGTCGCTCTTATCGGTGCCCTTTGCCTCATGGTTCCGGGCATACAGACCGATATCATCGGTGCAGTTATTCTCGTTGCGCTTATCGTGGTTCAAAGAAGAAAGAGAGCTGCTCTCAATCCGGTTGCGTAA
- a CDS encoding TAXI family TRAP transporter solute-binding subunit produces the protein MKVKKVVTSILAMLIAGSVLAGCGGGGDQKSADGKLDRSKQFVTVLTGPTSGIYFPIGGAFSKVAGEMGYKTSSTATGATVENINGILTGKGEMAIAMSDSVIQCQEAFGAFEGKKKEPDLRVMMGLWPNVVQIVTTEDTGIKTFADLKGKRVGVGAPNSGVELNARMIFEANGMSYSDAKVDYLSYGEAIDQIKNGQCDVAFVTSGLGNATIKELGTMKKIRFIPIDEKAMANLTKKYPFYMPYKIPKDSYDTDVDTPTAAVMNVMLVDKKLPDEVVYDLLTGIYSEKGLATIGASHATAKREIKLDTGLRGIKGTQLILHPGAEKFWKEKGML, from the coding sequence ATGAAAGTCAAAAAAGTAGTTACCTCAATCTTGGCCATGCTTATTGCTGGATCTGTTCTAGCCGGCTGTGGTGGCGGCGGAGATCAAAAATCCGCTGACGGCAAGCTGGACCGCAGCAAGCAATTTGTAACGGTGCTCACTGGTCCTACAAGTGGAATTTATTTCCCCATTGGCGGTGCTTTCTCCAAAGTAGCAGGAGAGATGGGCTACAAGACATCTTCGACAGCAACGGGAGCTACGGTCGAAAATATCAACGGTATTCTTACCGGAAAAGGTGAAATGGCAATTGCTATGTCCGATTCGGTTATCCAATGCCAGGAAGCTTTCGGTGCTTTCGAAGGCAAGAAAAAGGAACCGGATCTGCGCGTGATGATGGGTCTTTGGCCTAACGTTGTCCAGATCGTGACAACTGAAGATACGGGTATCAAGACTTTCGCCGACCTCAAGGGGAAGAGAGTCGGTGTTGGGGCCCCGAATTCTGGTGTAGAATTGAACGCTCGTATGATCTTTGAAGCTAACGGCATGAGTTATAGTGATGCTAAAGTTGACTACTTGTCCTATGGCGAAGCTATCGACCAGATTAAGAACGGTCAGTGCGATGTCGCATTCGTAACGAGCGGCCTTGGCAACGCGACAATCAAGGAACTCGGTACGATGAAGAAGATTCGTTTTATCCCCATTGATGAAAAAGCTATGGCCAACCTGACCAAGAAATATCCGTTCTATATGCCATACAAGATCCCGAAGGATTCCTATGACACGGATGTAGACACACCGACGGCTGCCGTAATGAATGTTATGCTTGTTGACAAGAAACTGCCGGACGAAGTTGTCTATGACCTTTTGACCGGAATCTATTCCGAAAAGGGCCTGGCTACAATCGGTGCCTCTCACGCAACGGCAAAACGCGAAATCAAGTTGGATACCGGCCTGCGTGGTATCAAGGGAACTCAGTTGATTCTTCATCCGGGCGCTGAAAAATTCTGGAAGGAAAAAGGAATGCTCTAA